The Inediibacterium massiliense genome has a segment encoding these proteins:
- the pyrB gene encoding aspartate carbamoyltransferase produces the protein MQIKHLIHPEDFTIQELNELIDVAHNIFKNPQHYQDICKNKILATLFYEPSTRTRLSFESAMLRLGGNVIGFSDANTSSVSKGESIVDTIRIISSYANLAAIRHPKEGAPKLASKYSTIPIINAGDGGHEHPTQTLTDLFTIHMKKGSIKNQKIAFCGDLKFGRTVHSLIRTLCRYNIKEFILISPNELKLPYELKNKLIEEYNVALREVSTIEEVIEEIDILYMTRIQKERFFNEADYERLKNSYILDLSKLRLAKEDMIIMHPLPRVNEIAYEVDEDPRAVYFEQASFGVYIRMALILKLLGVECTCLK, from the coding sequence ATGCAAATAAAACATTTGATTCATCCAGAAGATTTTACAATACAAGAATTAAATGAATTAATTGATGTTGCCCACAATATATTCAAAAACCCTCAACATTATCAAGATATTTGTAAAAACAAAATACTTGCTACTCTTTTTTACGAACCTAGTACCCGTACAAGACTTAGCTTTGAATCCGCTATGCTTCGTTTGGGAGGAAATGTAATAGGCTTTAGTGATGCCAATACAAGTTCTGTATCTAAAGGAGAAAGCATTGTAGATACCATTCGCATCATATCTAGTTATGCAAATTTAGCAGCCATCAGACATCCAAAAGAAGGTGCTCCAAAGCTTGCCTCAAAATATTCAACAATTCCTATTATTAATGCAGGAGATGGAGGCCATGAACACCCTACCCAAACCCTAACGGATCTATTTACTATTCACATGAAAAAAGGAAGTATAAAAAATCAAAAGATTGCCTTTTGCGGTGATTTAAAATTTGGTAGAACCGTTCATTCTCTCATTCGAACCTTATGTAGATACAATATAAAAGAATTTATCCTCATTTCTCCTAATGAATTGAAGCTTCCTTATGAACTAAAAAACAAATTGATAGAAGAATATAATGTAGCATTACGAGAAGTTTCTACCATAGAAGAAGTAATAGAAGAAATTGATATTTTATATATGACTAGAATTCAAAAGGAACGTTTCTTTAATGAAGCAGATTATGAACGACTTAAAAACTCCTATATACTAGATCTTTCAAAGCTAAGGCTAGCAAAAGAAGATATGATTATTATGCATCCACTTCCTAGAGTAAATGAAATTGCCTACGAAGTCGATGAAGATCCTAGAGCTGTTTATTTTGAACAAGCAAGCTTTGGTGTATATATTCGAATGGCACTCATATTAAAATTATTGGGGGTGGAATGTACATGCTTGAAGTAA
- the yyaC gene encoding spore protease YyaC encodes MKSQFYPYPYRTRIHYAKENASLILSHALKEKINEQSVIICVGTDRCIGDALGPLVGTLLKNKNFRFPVYGTLEEPIHAVNLEESISQIKAKHPSGFFIAIDACLGNEDLIGHIHIKKGPISPGKGVGKNLPRIGDLSIVGIVDQFNHEDCFSIHNIRLNLIMKMAEVIVDALRTSTYLC; translated from the coding sequence TTGAAATCTCAATTTTATCCATACCCATATCGTACACGTATTCATTATGCAAAAGAAAATGCTTCACTTATATTGTCCCATGCACTAAAGGAAAAAATCAATGAACAATCTGTCATCATTTGTGTTGGAACAGATCGATGCATTGGAGATGCACTAGGCCCTTTAGTAGGTACTCTACTTAAAAATAAAAACTTTCGGTTTCCTGTCTATGGTACTTTAGAAGAACCCATTCATGCAGTAAATCTTGAAGAATCTATTAGTCAAATTAAAGCAAAACACCCTAGCGGATTTTTTATTGCAATAGATGCTTGTTTGGGAAATGAAGATTTAATTGGTCATATACATATAAAAAAAGGTCCTATTTCACCTGGAAAAGGAGTAGGAAAAAATCTTCCCCGTATAGGTGATTTATCTATTGTAGGAATTGTTGATCAATTCAATCATGAAGATTGTTTTTCTATTCATAATATTCGTCTAAACTTAATAATGAAAATGGCAGAAGTCATTGTAGATGCTCTTAGGACTTCTACTTATCTTTGTTAA